ACCCTGCTGGCCTGCCGGGAGCGGGCCCGCCGGCGACCCGTGCTGGCCGAGCTGGGCGTACGCCCGGGCGGGTACGGCCTGGTGACGCTGCACCGGCCGAGCAACGTCGACGACCCGGCCGTGCTCGACGGCCTCCTCGCCGCCCTGGGCGAGATCGCGCGGCGCTGCCCGCTGGTCTTCCCCGTCCATCCGCGGACCGCCGGCAGCCTCGCCGGCCGGCTCCCGGACGGGGTGCGGACCCTCGGCCCGGTCGGCTACCTCGACTGCGTCGCGCTCCAGACGGGCGCGCGGCTGGTGCTCACCGACTCGGGCGGTATCCAGGAGGAGTCGACGGCGCTCGGCGTGCCCTGTTTGACACTGCGGGAGACGACCGAGCGACCGCTCACGGTCACCGAGGGGACCAACCGGGTGGTGGGCTGTTCCCCGGCGGCGATCGTCGCCGCCGCGTTGGAGATCCTCGACCGCCCGCCCCCGCCGCGTTGCCCCACTCTGTGGGACGGTCACGCCGGCGAGCGGATCTCCGCCGTGCTCGGCCGCGCCGTGCCTCGCCGCGGCGTTCCCGCGGCCCGTTCGACTACGGGATGTGACACGGCCTCTCCGGTACGTAGCTGAGAGTAGTTGTGGGGCGACACTGTGCCCATGACTTCTTCGGGAAAGCTGGTGGTGGTCGGGCAGGGGTACGTCGGTCTTCCGCTGGCGATGCGCGCGGTCGAGACCGGTTGGCGGGTGGTGGGCGTCGACATCGACGCCGGGCGGGTCAAGCGGCTGGCGGACGGCGAGTCCTACGTCGAGGACATCTCCGACCGTCGGCTCGCCGAGGCGCTCGACTCCGGGCGGTACGAGCCGACGGCCGACTACACGGCCGCCGCGGCCTTCGACGTCGCGGTGGTCACCGTTCCCACTCCGCTGCGGGAGGGCGCCCCCGACCTCAGCTACGTCGTGGACGCCGCGCGCAGCCTGGCCCCACTGCTGACGGCCGGCGCGACGGTCATCCTCGAGTCGACGACCTATCCCGGCACTACCGAGGAGCTGTTCGGGCCGCTGCTGGAGGAGGGCTCCGGGCTCGTCGCCGGGGACGACTTCCAGCTCGGCTACTCGCCCGAGCGCATCGACCCGGGCAACCGGACGTGGCGGTTGGACAACACGCCGAAGGTCGTCTCCGGCGTCAACGGCTCCTCGCTGGACGCGGTGCGGACCTTCTACGACTCACTGGTGGATCAGACCGTCCCGGTGTCCTCGACGCGCACCGCGGAGCTGACCAAGCTGCTGGAGAACACCTTCCGGCACGTCAACATCGCCCTGGTCAACGAGCTCGCGATGTTCGCGCACGAGCTGGGCGCGGACGTCCGGGAGGCGATCGGCGCCGCGTCCACCAAGCCGTTCGGTTTCATGCCGTTCCGGCCCGGTCCCGGTGTCGGCGGGCATTGTCTGCCCATCGACCCCTCCTATCTCTCCTGGCGGGTACGGCGCCGGCTCGGGCGCAGTTTCCGGTTTGTCGAGCTTGCTAACGATATCAATGATCACATGCCGGATCATGTTGTGAGAAGGGTCACCGAGATCCTCAACCGGCAGGGATGCTCCGTGCACGGAAGTCATCTTCTGCTACTTGGTCTGACATACAAGAAGAACACCGGCGACTCCCGGGAGTCGCCGGCGGCCCGGGTAGCCTCTCTGTTGGCCGACCTGGGTGCCCGGGTCTTCGCCGCCGACCCCCATGTGGACCCGGCGCGCGCCCCGGGCCGGGTCGCGCTGGTGCCGGCGGACGCCGAGCAGATCGCGGCGGCCGACCTGGTCGTCATGCTGGTCGACCACGACGGGTTCCGTCGTGACCTGGTGCTGCGTCACGCCCGGGCCGTCCTGGACACCCGTTCCTGGCTGCCGGCGGAGTCGCCCGGCGGCCCGGGAGCGGGAGAGCCGTCTCGTGTCGGGCCGGCAGGCCAGCCCGTCGTCGTCGGTGCTTCCGGGCCCGTCATTCCCGGGCCGCGGACCGAGCGGCGGCCGATTCTCGTTGAGGCGTTGTGAAGTACCGCTGATCTTCTGTCATAGCCTGCCGATGGCTAACCGGATAGCTAATCCGATTAGGTTATCTATTAAGGTCGGGATGCGACACGCCGAAAAACGCTATCGCTAATGGATATTGCGCGGAGTGCTTAATAAATCTTCAGCCTGTCTTAAGGTGCTGACGATCTGTAGTCGGTCCACCTTGAGAGAGGTTGATAATGAAAACTTTCCGCCGTGTGGGTGTTCCCCGCACGGGTAGCCGTCGGTTGCTCGCCGGCGCCGTCACGACCGGTCTGGTCGCAGCCGCGATCGGCGGGGCCATGGCGGCTCCGGCCGCCGCCGTGCCGAACCCGCTGGCCTACCAGGACTACGCCTTCGGCACGTACGCCGCCGTCAACGGCGTCGTCACCTCGGCGCTCTCCTTCGGGGCCGTCATCGACTGCACCTCGAGACCCGGAGTCGAGCGCAACGCCGTCGGCTCGGTGAACATCCCCGGTGTGCTGACCGGCGCCGTGGTCGCCCAGTCGGCGTCGACCTCGGAGCAGGCGCCGGGCGCCCAGCAGGTGGGCCTGACGACCAGCACGCTGGCGAGCGCGAGCATCCTCGGTGGCCTAGTGGGCCTGACCGGCCTCAGTGTCGCCAGCGGGGCCATCAACACCGGCTCGGGCATCGTCACCAACGGTGTCGTCAACCTGGGTGCCCTGACGGTGCTCGGGATCCCGATCCCGCTGGGAACCATCGGGCCGAACACGACCGTGCCGATCCCCCTCCTCGGCTCGATCACGCTCAACGAGCAGACGCCGGTGGCCAACGGAATCCGGACTGTCGGCGTGCACGTGCACATCGTGGCGGGACCCAACGCGGGCCTCGATCTCTACATCGGCTTCACGCAGTCGGGCTTCGGGCCGAAGCCGCCGGTGTTCGTCACCGGTGGCGCCTACTCGAACGCGATCACCGCCGGGCCGCTGTCCGTGGGCCCGCTCATCGCGCAGACCATCCCGTGCGCCGGTGGTCTGGCGAGCAACAGTCTCGCCGGTATCAACGTGCCGGGCGTACTGACCGCGGGTCAGATCACCGCGGCGGGCGGGTCGATACCCGGTAATCCGACGTACGGGGCGGGAGTGCTCGACATCGCCGGGGTGAACATCCTCAGCGGTCTGATCACGGCCGACGCGATCAGATCCCAGGCGAACGTCGTGAAGTCGCCGGGATCACCGGGAACGCTCGACGCCACCGGGACGACGTTCACCAACCTCGTCGTGGCGGGCACCCCGATCTCGGCGTCGGTGCCGCCGAACACCGGCATCGTGCTGCCCGGCGTCGGGTACGTGATCCTCAACGAGCAGAGCCAGTTCGGTGACACCCTCGTCGTCCGAGCACTGCACGTGGTCATCACCGTCGGCGGGGTGCTGCCGATCGGCGCGGAGATCGAGCTCGCGGTCGCCGGCGTGCACGCCTCCGACAACGGGGACCTGAGCACTTCGTCGGAGGAGTCGGTCAAGCCGTTGGACGAGTTCCTCGACGAGGAGTGCGCCAAGGCCGCGGACTCGGCGAAGTGCCTGGGGGTCGACAACCTGCTGTGATCCACCGCCGGTGCTTGACCAGCGCTGACTGGTCGGGGCCGGACGATCGGTGGTCGGCGATCGGCGCCGGGTGACCGGTGCTCGTCGAGCAGGGTCCGGGCGGGGCGTCGCAGGTCGGCGCCCCGCCCGTTCATCGTTCCGATGCTCGAGTGTTGTTGCCCTACGTAGTCGAAAGATGCCTGTAAGTTTGCGAAGGTTGATCGGGCCGGCCGATCCACGGCGGTGCGCACAGGGGCGGTGCCCACAGAGACGGTGCCCACAGGGGCAGTGCGCGCAGAACGAGCCGAACGACGACCACGACGGAGGCAACCTAACCACATGGGCGCGACGAGCCACGCCGCGAGGAGTGACGGTCAGGCCGGTGCGGAACCCACCGGCGCGGCACGCGGCGGCGGTCCCGCGGGCCAGGGGGGCCAGGGGGAACAGCCGCGGGTCGACGGCAGCCCGCCGCCCGCCACGGCCACCGCCGGCCGCGACCAGCCGGTGACGGTGCTCGAGGTGCTCGGGTCGATGGACGGCGCGGGTGTCGCGCCGCGCGCGCTCAGCCTGCTGCGCAGACTGGACCCGGCGGAGTTCCGCCTGCTGTTCTGTGTCACCGGCGACGCCTCCGGCGCGTTGGACGGCGAGGTGCGCGCCCTGGGCGGCGAGTCCTTCCGCTGCCCGGCCGACGTCCGCTTCCCGTTCGCCTTCCACCGGCTGCTCCGCCGGGTGCGCCCGGATGTCGTCCACTCCAGCCTGGGCTCGCTGTCCGGCGTGGTGCTCGCGGTCGCCCGCCTCGCCGGCGTACCGCGGCGGGTCGCGCACTTCACCGGCCCCGCGGACCGGCTCCCGCAGGACTCCGTGCGCGGCCGGGCCGCCCGGCTGGTGGACCGGGCGCTGCTCGACGCGTTCGCGACGGACCTGGTCGGCAGCAGCGAGGCCGTCATGCGCCGGATGTGGCGGGACAACTGGCGGCTGGACTCGCGCTGCCGGGTGATCTACGAGGGCATCGAGCTCGAGGCCTACGGGGTCGCCATCGCCGGCGAGCGGCCCCGCCCGGACGTCCACGAACTGGACGAGTTCGGTGAGGTCGTCGCCGAGCCGGTGACCGTCCTGCACGTGGCCACGCCCGACCCGGGCAAGAACCGCCCGCGGGCGATCGAGATCGTCGCGGCGATGCGGGCGCGCGGGCTCGACGTCCGGCTCCGGCTCGTCGGGCAGCGCGGCGCGGACGAGACCGACCACCTGCTCGAGCTGGCCCGCCGGCTCGGGGTCTCGGACCACATCGAGGTGACCGGGGAGCGGCATGACATCCCCAAGCTGCTGGTGAAGTCGAGTCTGCTGCTGGTGACCTCGGAGCGGGAGGGCCTGCCCGGCGTGGTGCTCGAGGCCTGCGCCGTCGGCACCCCGGTGCTGTCATCGGATCTGCCCGGCGTCGCCGAGATCGCGCGGGTGCTGCCGGGCATCACCATGCTGCCGCTGAGCACGCCGAACGAGATCTGGGCCGCCACCGCGGCCGACCTGGCCGTCGTGCCGCCCACGATGGACGAGCGGCGGGAGGCCATGCGCCGACTGCGGCGCTCACCGTTCACGATGGAGGACTGGCTGCGCGACATCGCGGCCGTCTGGTCCGAGGCGGAGCCGACCGGACCGGCCTGAGGACAGCGGCCCGAGACCTGAGAACAGCGGCCCGAGTACGCCGGCCCGGGAACACGGGTCGAAGGTCCCGCCAAGGTGGAGGCCTGGACGGGTGGGACATCCCATACCCACCTCCGGTGGCGGGGCGTCCGGACCGTCGTTGGCCCGGGCGCCGGTGTGCGCGCCGGCCCGGCTCGTGCCGTGCGCCGCGACATCGCGCCCCAGGTGCGGCCGGTTGATATAGTTAGCGATGCTAAGTAACTGGTGACCTTCGATGGTCCGGCCGGGCCCCGGTGGGGAACGCGGCCGCGGGCGCGCGGGTCGGCGGTGACGTGATCGACGACGCTGGCAGCGTCTGTCGTTCCTGGAAGTGCCAGGATGGGGCGAGTCGGCCGAACCGCGGCGAGCCCGGTCGACCGTATCCGCATGTGATCGCTGCTGGTGTCGGACCTCCCCGCGGACGAGGAGCGGGCGAGGCGACGAGGAGGAGACGAAGGCCATGGACAGCTTCGGCAGCACCGGCAGACTCGCGGTAGGTGATCGCACCTACACGATCAGGCGGTTGGACGCGGTGCCCGGGGCCGACCGCCTGCCGTACAGCCTCCGTGTTCTGCTCGAGAACCTGCTGCGTACCGAGGACGGCGCGAACATCACCGCCGACCACGTACGCGCGCTGGCCGACTGGGACCCGGCGGCGGAGCCGAGTCAGGAGATCCAGTTCACCCCGGCCCGGGTCATCATGCAGGACTTCACCGGCGTTCCCTGTGTCGTCGACCTCGCCGCCATGCGCGAGGCGATGGTCGCCCTCGGTGGGGACTCCGCGAAGATCAACCCGCTCGCCCCGGCCGAAATGGTCATCGACCACTCGATCATCGCCGACCACTTCGGCCGGCCGGACGCGTTCGAGCTGAACGCGACGCTGGAGTTCGAGCGCAACCGCGAGCGGTACCAGTTCCTGCGCTGGGGCCAGGCGGCGTTCGACAACTTCACCGTGGTGCCGCCGAACACCGGCATCGTGCACCAGGTCAACGTCGAGCACCTCGCCCGCGTGGTCTTCACCAAGGAGACCGCCGAGGGCACCCTGGCCTACCCCGACACCCTCGTCGGGACGGACAGCCACACCACGATGATCAACGGCCTCGGGGTGCTCGGCTGGGGCGTCGGTGGTATCGAGGCCGAGGCCGCCATGCTCGGCCAGCCGGTCAGCATGCTGATCCCGACGGTCGTCGGCTTCAAGCTCACCGGTGAGCTGCCCGCGGGCACGACCGCCACCGACATGGTGCTGACCATCACCGAGCAACTGCGCAAGCACGGCGTGGTCGGCCGCTTCGTCGAGTTCTACGGCGAGGGCGTCGCGAACGTCCCGCTGGCGAACCGGGCGACGATCGGCAACATGAGCCCCGAGTACGGCTCCACCTGCGCGATCTTCCCGATCGACGCCGAGACCCTGTCCTACCTGCGACTCACCGGCCGCCCCGCCGAGCTCGTCGCGCTCGTCGAGGCCTACGCCAAGGAGCAGGGCCTCTGGCACGACCCGAGCCACGAGGCCAAGTACACCACCACCCTCGAGCTCGACCTGTCCACCGTCGTCCCGTCGCTGGCCGGCCCCAAGCGCCCGCAGGACCGGGTGCTCCTGTCGAACGCGAAGAAGGCGTTCCGCACCGCGCTCGCCAACTACGCCCAGCCGGTCACGCTGGCCAACGGCGGCGCGGACGAGGCCGACGCGGAGTCCTTCCCCGCCTCCGACCCGGCCGCGGCGTTCGCGGACAAGCCCTCCGACGCTCCGGTCTCGGTGAACGCGGTCTCCGGCGACGTCGCCGGCCGCCCGTCCAGCCCGACGAAGCTGACCCTGGCCGACGGCACGACCTGCGAGATCGACCACGGCGCGGTCGCCGTCGCGGCGATCACGTCCTGCACCAACACGTCCAACCCGCAGGTCATGGTCGGTGCCGCGCTGCTCGCCCGCAACGCGGTCGAGAAGGGACTGACCCGCAAGCCGTGGGTGAAGACCACGCTGGCTCCCGGCTCCAAGGTGGTCATGGACTACTACGAGCGCGCCGGGCTCATCCCCTACCTGGACAAGGTCGGCTTCAACCTGGTCGGTTACGGCTGCACCACCTGCATCGGCAACTCCGGCCCGCTGGAGCCCGAGGTCTCCGCGGCGATCAACGACGCGGACCTCGCGGTCGTCAGCGTGCTGTCCGGGAACCGGAACTTCGAGGGCCGGATCAACCCCGACATCAAGATGAACTACCTGGCGTCCCCGCCGCTGGTCGTCGCCTACGCGCTGGCCGGCACGATGGACATCAACCTCGACACCGACCCGCTGGGCACCGACACCGCCGGCGAGCCGGTCTACCTGCGGGACATCTGGCCGAGCGAGACCGAGGTCGCCCAGGTCGTCGGTGACGCGATCACCTCCGAGATGTTCGCGGACCGCTACGCCGACCTCTCCGGCGACCAGCGCTGGCAGGCGCTGCCCGTCGGCGACGGCGGCGCGGTGTCGCAGACCTTCGGCTGGGTCGAGGACTCGACCTACGTCCGCCGCCCCCCGTACTTCGACGGGATGGCGGCCAAGCCGACCGCGCGTACCGACATCAACGGCGCCCGGGTACTGGCCTACCTGGGCGACTCGGTGACCACCGACCACATCTCGCCGGCCAGCTCCATCAAGAAGGACTCGCCGGCCGGGCGCTACCTCACCGAGAACGGGGTCGCCCCGGGCGACTTCAACTCCTACGGTTCCCGCCGCGGCAACCACGAGGTGATGATCCGCGGGACCTTCGCCAACATCCGGCTGCGCAACAAGCTGGTGCCCGGGGTGGAGGGCGGCGTCACCCGCCACCTGCCCGACGGCGAGCAGGTCGCGATCTACGACGCGGCGCAGAAGTACGCCGCCGAGGGCGTGCCGCTGGTCGTGCTCGCGGGCAAGGAGTACGGCTCGGGCTCGTCACGTGACTGGGCGGCCAAGGGCACCGCGCTGCTGGGCGTGCGGGCCGTCATCGCCGAGTCCTACGAGCGGATCCACCGGTCGAACCTGATCGGCATGGGTGTGCTGCCGCTGCAGTTCCCCGTCGGCGAGTCGGCGGAGTCGCTCGGGCTCACCGGTGAGGAGACCTTCACCATCACCGGGCTGGCCGACGTCGACGAGAAGACCCCGACGATCACCGTCCAGGCGGGGGACACCTCGTTCGAGGCCGTCGTGCGCATCGACACCCCCGGCGAGGCGGAGTACTACCGCCACGGCGGGATCCTGCTGTACGTCCTGCGCTCACTGATCTGAGCTGGTGCCCGGGGGATCCGACCGGACCGGTCGGATCCCGGGCTGAGAGCGGGCCTGGCCCGTCCGGGGGAGCAACCCGCGTCCTCCGGGCGGCCAGCCACCCGCATTCAGCTCGAACGGATCGAAGCGCGTTGCCCTACCGGCACATGGCGAGGCTGGGACAACTCACTTCGACGGTGACCGGCGGCCCCGGCCTCGGCCGCGGGCGTCGAGCTCCAGCGGTCCCGTCCGGCGGGCCTCGACGAGCCTGCGGACGTAGAACAGCGCGCCGAGGATCACCGCGGCGTCGTCGACGAGGCCGACCGGGCCCAGCGGGATCTCGGGGACGGCGTCCACTGGAGAGATCACGTACAGCAGGCTGGCGATCGTCGCGGCGACACCGTGGATCGGCACCCGGTACCGGCGCAGCAGGTAGAAGACGCCGACGACCAGCACCAACCCGACCGCGGCGATCACCCCGAGCACGACGATCAGACCGGTCCCCACGCTGTCACTCATCGACGTCTCGCTGTCGGGTGGTCGGTCATCGTGGTTCTCACTGCTCCTTCGTCGGGTTGATCGCGTGGAGATGATCTGTAGGGGGATGCCCCGGGGCACGCCGTTCCGAACCTGTTCCGTGGCCGGAGCGTTCACCGTCACCCCCCGGCTGTCCGGATGTGTGACGAGCGCCGTGGAACCCGGCGTCGCATGTCGTCGAGCGGAGCGGCAAACTGCCAGCATGACCTCCGCCGGGGACGAGAGAATCACGTTCGGCCTGCCCGCCGACGACGCCGAGATCATCCGCTCCGCCGCGGACGCCGAGGGCCTCAGCCTCGAGCTGTTCGCGGTCGAGAGCGTGCGGCGCTATGCCCGCGAGGTGCTGGCCGACCGGCGGCTGTTCCGGGTCTCCGACGCGGCCTGGGGCGAGCTGGAGGCGATGCTGGAGGCCCCGCCCACCGACAACCCGCGGCTGCGCAAGCTGCTCGACGAGGAGCCGGGCCAGGAGTAGGGCGGCCCGCGCCGCACTCCGAACCTGTCATGTCACGCCTGTCATGTCGCGCCTGTCACGTCTCACCGCGCACGATGAGACCGACCACGATGAGACCGACCACGCCTGGAAGGATGTGGCCTGTGCCGTTCACTAAGCCGTCGGCCCTGGTGGAGGAGCACGACACGGTTGCGTTCGGCTCCGGTGATCCCGGCCTGGACAGCTGGCTGCGCCACCACGCGAAGGACCACCAGCGGGAACGAATCACCAGCACGTTCGTGGTGCTCGACGGGACCACCGTGGCCGGCTACTACTGCCTGGCGACCGCGGCGGCCGAGCGGGCCGGCACGCCGTCGCGCTGGCGGGCCCGCCGCCCCGCCGACCCGGTGCCGATGATGCTCGTCGGCCGCCTCGCCGTGGACGTCCGCTACCAGGGCCGAGGCGTCGGCGCCCGGCTCGTGCGGGACGCGACCATGCGCGCGCTGACGGTCCGCCGGATGGTCGGGACCTCACTGCTGGGCGCGCACGCGATCACGTCGGGCGGGCGGTCGTTCTACCGCCACTTCGGTTTCACGCCCACCGCGGTGGACCCGCACCTCGTTCTGCTTCCGTTGCAGGACGCCGCCGGCCTCCCCTCCTGACCCGATGGTCGCCGAGAGCGGCGACGGCATTCCGCCATGCGTTTGTCTTGTTTGTGTGTTCGTCATGTCGCGTGTTTTATAAAAGGCTGCCTGCTCTGGTGTCGGCTGGTTCCTGTTGGTGTCCAGAGGATTCGAGGTGATAACCCGAGGAAAAACTCGGGTATCGCGATCGAAGACTAGTACGCCCAACCTCGCCATTTCTCGATCCGGACGAGGATTACCGGTCCGCTCGGAGTGACGGCCCGATACTGGTCGTACTTCGCCGCCAGGCGGCGAATCGCCGACGCGCGCTCCGTCTCGTTCTCCCCGTCCTCCCTGTCATCTTTCCCGTCCGCGGTGACCTGGGCGTGGCCATCCGCCCGAACCCACCACAGGCCGTTCCAGTCGTCCGTGTACTCGTCCACGAGGAGGCTGACCCGCGGGTTGGCGGCGATGTTCGCCAGTCGTCGCAGGGCCGTCGAGCGTTTCGGCTTGTGATCGACGGCGATGGCGACCTGATCGTCGTCCAGGGCGAACGTCACCGGCACCAGATGCGGCTGGCCCACGACGTCGGCCGTCGCCAGGCGGGCGACCCGGGCCGCTGAGAAGCGGACGCGGCATTCAGCTTCGTCCAGGTTCACGGCACTCACGGTAGCCGGCCGTTCCGACGGGCCGGTGCGTCCGGCCTGGCGGCCGGCCGGGATGTTCCTGGCCGGCGGCGCACCTGCGGGTGCACCGCCGCCGCGTGGGCACCCGGCCTACTACTGTTCTGACCATGGACCTGGCCGTGACGGAGGCTGGCGAGGGCGACGCGCTCGTGGTGTTCGTGCACGGTGTGCTCGACAGCGGGCGCTCGTTCTCCCGGGTGGTCGGCCTGCTCGCGTCGCAGTGCCGGATGCGCTGGTACGACCGCCGTGGTTACGGGAAGTCGACGAACGTCACCGGCGCGCCGGTGGATGTGAACGGCCACATCGAGGATCTCGTCGCGGTTCTGGACGGCCGCCGCGCCGTCGTCGTCGGCCATTCCTTCGGCGGGGTCATCGCCGCCGGGGCCGCGGTGCGGGCGCCGGAGAGCGTCGCGGCCGTGGTGCTCTACGAGACGGTGATGGCGTGGGTGCCGGGGTGGGACGACCGGCGCATGCGGCAGATGCTGTGGAGCGAGGACCCCGAGGACGCGGGCCTGCGCCTGATGCTGGGGGCGAGATACGAGGCGATGAGCGTCGAGGCGCGGCTGCGGCTCCGGCCGCAGGCCCGCGCGTTCGTCACGGAGGAACGGTCGACCCGGGCGCCGACCCCGCCGTACGACATCGCCGCGCTGAAGGTTCCCGTCGTGTACGGCTTCAGCGAGAGCTTCCCCGTGACCGTGATGCAACGGCACCTGAGCGCGGTGGTGCGTGACGTCGAGCTCGTGACCTTTCCCGGTGACCACTTCGCGCATCGCACGGCGCCGGCGCAGTTCGCCGGGCTCGTCCGGCTGGCGCTTCGGCGCGCGTCCGGGACGGCGTAGCCCCGCGCCCCTCGCGGGATCCGGCCGTGGGTGGGTCAGCTGAGCCAGCTGATCGGATGATCGCCGATCAGGACCCGGGCCGTCAGGACGACGGCCGCGCAGGTGAGTAGCGGAACCACCACCAGGCGCTCGACCCGGCCGTCCGTTCTCGGCACCAGGACCGTCTCCATCCGCCAGTTCACCGGCCAGAGCAGGAGGCAGCCCCTGGGGGTCAGACAGTCCCCGAGCAGGTGGGCGAGGCAGCCGAGGGCGACCGCGTAGCCGGCGAAGCTCATGTCGAGGCCGTGCATGAGGTAGACGGCGGCCCCGGCCGCCAGGCAGTCCTTCAGCCCCGACCAGAACCCGTGGCCCTTGAAATCCAGGCCGAGCCCGCGCAGCCCGAACCCGACGAGGATGAACAGCGCCGCCCACCAGCCGTACCGGAAATAGGCGGCCAGCAGTCCCATGACAGCGCCCATGGCGGCCGCGAACAGCAGGGAGTGGGTGGCGTGCCGGTGCCCGCCGGAGGCCCGGCTCACCCACCGGCACAAGGTCTTGGTGACGGGCCCGAGGGTGTTCGCGATCCGGCCCGAGGGATGGTCGATGTCGGGCAGCAGCCCGGCGCCGGCGGCCACCACCGCACCGGCGATCACCTGGTGGGACGACAGCGACATCGCGTACGACCCCAGCCACTCCTCCCGCGACAGGACGGGCACGGCCGCCAACCAGACCACCGCGCCGCTCAACACGTGCGTCTGCCCCATCACGGCAGCTCAACCCCAATGATCAGCACCGGTGGACTTTACCGGTCCACCGGGCACAACGCCCGTGACGCGCCAAAGA
This genomic stretch from Parafrankia discariae harbors:
- a CDS encoding TIGR03668 family PPOX class F420-dependent oxidoreductase, with the protein product MNLDEAECRVRFSAARVARLATADVVGQPHLVPVTFALDDDQVAIAVDHKPKRSTALRRLANIAANPRVSLLVDEYTDDWNGLWWVRADGHAQVTADGKDDREDGENETERASAIRRLAAKYDQYRAVTPSGPVILVRIEKWRGWAY
- a CDS encoding alpha/beta fold hydrolase, producing the protein MDLAVTEAGEGDALVVFVHGVLDSGRSFSRVVGLLASQCRMRWYDRRGYGKSTNVTGAPVDVNGHIEDLVAVLDGRRAVVVGHSFGGVIAAGAAVRAPESVAAVVLYETVMAWVPGWDDRRMRQMLWSEDPEDAGLRLMLGARYEAMSVEARLRLRPQARAFVTEERSTRAPTPPYDIAALKVPVVYGFSESFPVTVMQRHLSAVVRDVELVTFPGDHFAHRTAPAQFAGLVRLALRRASGTA
- a CDS encoding metal-dependent hydrolase, translated to MGQTHVLSGAVVWLAAVPVLSREEWLGSYAMSLSSHQVIAGAVVAAGAGLLPDIDHPSGRIANTLGPVTKTLCRWVSRASGGHRHATHSLLFAAAMGAVMGLLAAYFRYGWWAALFILVGFGLRGLGLDFKGHGFWSGLKDCLAAGAAVYLMHGLDMSFAGYAVALGCLAHLLGDCLTPRGCLLLWPVNWRMETVLVPRTDGRVERLVVVPLLTCAAVVLTARVLIGDHPISWLS